In Falco naumanni isolate bFalNau1 chromosome 5, bFalNau1.pat, whole genome shotgun sequence, the following are encoded in one genomic region:
- the LOC121089492 gene encoding protein spire homolog 1-like, whose translation MQQLSQGLCPPLHSVFIKGPGSIFIHADGTASFKVYHKSDVGSIQQSEDKLLEYLGVVIYEALDWGIDSQVERELSDPLEKLLCLMLKLDDEAMKPPVTLQDVIKACKEHLSRPCEATSHYEITCRSLFTEYMELQRLVTIIQTSKESLRKMDVEDSVENPLQKKEKHWASLWPNVICELQNGVRLHKATERPQHHTPPKKFVRSPYEVILDDIQHKRYTLRKVIIEQKQRTPRVDVAAPKPHLKPVLERKLKECVPLESSWHEQLMAEIKRPQKLWSAASRENGSRPKEMLVTPNIALKSPRESFLTLQDASTEVKIVSTTAQQLGPGVQETSPKMPFRTWLASASSSVVPCNSTGLAANCTCPPMSAPTLEDINPCGFLNAGQQQLRPCRGRSISLERGLQSREPDCPFPTKWSSTTIADLIGTRYAVVVLEGQGFLQGGSDGVFPRAKICFSCHKQMFLKWPYSCYLCSSVVCCDCCIKAS comes from the exons atgcagcagctgtcTCAGGGGCTGTGCCCGCCACTCCATTCTGTATTCATAAAAGGTCCTGGAAGTATTTTTATCCATGCTGATGGCACTGCTTCCTTCAAGGTGTACCACAAGTCTG atgtTGGCAGCATTCAGCAGTCAGAGGACAAG CTGTTGGAGTACTTAGGAGTGGTGATCTATGAAGCCCTGGACTGGGGAATTGACAGCCAAGTGGAGCGAGAACTGAGTGATCCTTTGGAGAAGCTGCTGTGCCTCATGTTGAAACTAGATGATGAGGCAATGAAACCGCCAGTCACCCTGCAGGATGTTATCAAG GCCTGTAAGGAGCACTTGTCCAGGCCTTGTGAGGCTACCAGCCATTACGAAATTACCTGTAGGAGTCTGTTTACTGAATATATGGAACTTCAAAGGCTTGTGACCATCATCCAGACCTCCAAAGAG AGTCTGAGAAAAATGGATGTGGAAGATTCAGTGGAAAATCcccttcagaagaaggaaaaacactgG GCATCCCTGTGGCCCAATGTCATCTGTGAACTGCAGAATGGTGTGAGGCTACACAAGGCCACTGAGCGACCACAGCATCACACACCTCCAAAAAAATTTGTCCGCTCTCCCTATGAAGTAATTTTGGATGATATTCAGCATAAGAGGTACACCCTGCGGAAG GTGATCATCGAGCAAAAACAGAGGACTCCCAGAGTTGATGTAGCTGCTCCCAAGCCTCATCTAAAGCCT GTGCTGGAGAGGAAGCTGAAAGAGTGTGTGCCATTGGAGTCCAGCTGGCATGAACAGCTGATGGCAGAAATAAAACGACCACAGAAGCTTTGGTCAGCAGCATCAAGGGAAAATGGGAGCAGGCCCAAAG AAATGCTTGTGACACCAAACATTGCCTTGAAATCTCCAAGAGAGAGTTTCTTAACTCTCCAAGATGCCAGTACTGAGGTTAAAATCGTTAGCActacagcacagcagctgggacCAGGAGTTCAG GAAACCAGTCCCAAGATGCCTTTCAGGACCTGGCTTGCCTCAGCCAGCTCATCAGTAGTGCCCTGCAACAGCACAG GTCTTGCAGCAAATTGCACGTGTCCTCCCATGAGTGCACCCACACTAGAAGACATTAACCCTTGTGGTTTCCTGAATGCTGGCCAACAGCAGCTGCGTCCATGCAGAGGAAGGTCCATATCTTTGGAGAGAGGCCTGCAAAGCAGGGAACCT GACTGTCCCTTTCCTACCAAGTGGTCATCAACAACCATTGCTGACCTGATTGGAACCAGATATGCAGTGGTGGTGCTGGAAGGGCAAGGCTTCCTCCAAGGAGGTAGTGATGGTGTCTTTCCAAGAGCAAAG ATCTGTTTCAGCTGCCATAAGCAGATGTTTCTTAAGTGGCCTTACAGCTGTTACCTCTGCAGCAG tgttgTCTGCTGTGACTGCTGCATCAAGGCAAGTTGA
- the TAF13 gene encoding transcription initiation factor TFIID subunit 13 isoform X1, protein MADEEEDAPFEEDAEEAGGGLDGGQGKRKRLFSKELRCMMYGFGDDQNPYTESVDILEDLVIEFITEMTHKAMSIGRQGRVQVEDIVFLIRKDPRKFARVKDLLTMNEELKRARKAFDEANYGS, encoded by the exons ATGGCGGACGAGGAGGAGGACGCGCCG TTCGAAGAAGACGCGGAGGAGGCCGGCGGGGGCCTGGACGGCGGGCAAGGCAAGAGGAAGAGGCTGTTCTCCAAAGAAC taaGATGCATGATGTATGGATTCGGGGATGACCAGAACCCTTACACAGAATCAGTGGATATTCTCGAGGACCTGGTGATAGAGTTTATCACAGAAATG ACACACAAGGCCATGTCAATTGGGCGGCAGGGTCGTGTACAGGTTGAGGACATTGTCTTTCTAATACGCAAGGATCCACGGAAGTTTGCCAGAGTTAAAGACCTCCTAACTATGAACGAAGAACTGAAACGAGCCAGAAAGGCCTTTGATGAAGCGAACTATGGATCTTGA
- the TAF13 gene encoding transcription initiation factor TFIID subunit 13 isoform X2, with product MMQPQPAKADSTVPSAAPGTAPAPPGAAPAGCGQRKRKRRPGSRCGHGGRGGGRAVRCMMYGFGDDQNPYTESVDILEDLVIEFITEMTHKAMSIGRQGRVQVEDIVFLIRKDPRKFARVKDLLTMNEELKRARKAFDEANYGS from the exons ATGATGCAGCCGCAGCCGGCCAAGGCCGACAGCACGGTCCCCAGTGCCGCCCCCGGCACCGCCCCGGCACCGCCgggcgcagcccccgccggctGCGGGCAGCGGAAGCGGAAGCGCCGCCCCGGCAGCAGGTGTGGCCATGGCGGACGAGGAGGAGGACGCGCCG taaGATGCATGATGTATGGATTCGGGGATGACCAGAACCCTTACACAGAATCAGTGGATATTCTCGAGGACCTGGTGATAGAGTTTATCACAGAAATG ACACACAAGGCCATGTCAATTGGGCGGCAGGGTCGTGTACAGGTTGAGGACATTGTCTTTCTAATACGCAAGGATCCACGGAAGTTTGCCAGAGTTAAAGACCTCCTAACTATGAACGAAGAACTGAAACGAGCCAGAAAGGCCTTTGATGAAGCGAACTATGGATCTTGA
- the NEPRO gene encoding nucleolus and neural progenitor protein has translation MAAPEAAWNRLDVPWPASSATVALAATHPAVRWLPVLRRRCCIAGKRLSGTGLAAEGRVLRAVLYVYHSRLLRHRPFLALKQVDQCLKRLWKMSLVGCIETLAELIPKKNKSQAQADCLVPSQPMLETVALKVLGGCKLILRLLDCCCKAFLLSVKHLCSEEFILLNTVASGLLSRLWIQYRCVLQSLMSLYSILSTSLHLVSETQQMPYIKGFTFPSDISNFLGVNISSEVKKQKARMLTTKKPTSWVKKLFPTMPVAEVGKKRNFATCTSTVRNSTIPCPADIGEPVLVTRASRGKHLGFDVKSLLRPSRPPAQEVSMGINIASTPFKAKSASLSSRIAKLQHTGSLVQMVQAAASFGELSEALRKTIQWCRGNKFKPETYFLRNKLLKSNRLHHVEAQGYSLKKKLCCVKTSVRKCLLYGSQNARWPKQYRRAWFCRRRLKSSVCLKRTSKTVWQKPSEFSGVCKSSASPILPAYQDRPLSQEGCSNADTGSVKLSTAGTPKQLLLERSLGPVWKEATENMDIDSIFAAMGV, from the exons ATGGCGGCGCCCGAGGCGGCGTGGAACCGGCTGGACGTGCCGTGGCCCGCGAGCAGCGCGACGGTGGCCCTGGCGGCCACGCACCCTGCAG TGCGGTGGCTGCCGGTGCTGCGGCGGCGGTGCTGCATCGCCGGTAAGCGGCTGTCGGGGACCGGCCTGGCCGCCGAGGGACGCGTCCTGCGGGCCGTGCTCTACGTGTaccacagcaggctgctgcGGCACCGGCCCTTCCTGGCCCTGAAGCAG gttGATCAATGCTTGAAGCGGCTGTGGAAAATGAGCTTGGTGGGCTGCATTGAAACTCTGGCAGAACTGATTCCCAA gaaaaataaatcccaagCCCAGGCGGACTGCTTAGTTCCTAGTCAGCCTATGCTGGAAACTGTGGCTCTGAAGGTATTGGGAGGTTGCAAGCTCATACTACGTCTACTGGACTGTTGCTGTAAAGCTTTTCT CTTGTCCGTTAAACATCTCTGCTCAGAAGAATTCATACTTTTGAACACTGTGGCTTCGGGGTTGTTGAGCCGGCTATG GATTCAGTACAGGTGTGTATTGCAGAGTCTCATGTCCTTGTACAGCATATTGTCGACATCGCTTCATCTGGTATCTGAGACCCAACAGATGCCTTATATCAAGGGCTTTACCTTCCCTTCTGATATCAGTAACTTCCTTGGAGTTAACATTTCTTCTGaggtgaaaaagcaaaaggctaGAATGcttacaacaaaaaaacctaccaGCTGGGTGAAGAAGCTCTTCCCAACAATGCCAGTGGCAGAGgttgggaaaaagagaaattttgcGACCTGCACGAGTACTGTGAGAAACTCTACCATCCCATGCCCTGCGGACATCGGAGAGCCAGTTCTGGTGACCAGAGCCAGCAGAG GGAAGCACCTGGGGTTTGATGTGAAGAGCTTACTTAGACCATCCAGACCGCCAGCGCAAGAGGTTTCTATG GGTATAAACATTGCATCGACACCTTTTAAAGCAAAGTCGGCATCACTTTCCTCTCGTATAGCAAAACTGCAGCACACTGGATCTCTTGTACAAATGGTCCAAGCAGCTGCGTCGTTTGGGGAGCTGTCGGAGGCACTCAGAAAAACTATTCAGTGGTGCAGAGGCAACAAATTCAAACCAGAAACTTACTTTCTGCGTAACAAGTTGTTGAAAAGCAACCGGCTGCACCACGTGGAGGCTCAAGGATACAG CTTGAAGAAAAAACTGTGCTGTGTCAAGACATCTGTCCGTAAATGTCTCCTATATGGGTCACAAAACGCACGCTGGCCAAAGCAGTACCGCAGGGCATGGTTCTGTCGAAGGAGGCTCAAATCATCTGTGTGCCTGAAGAGGACTTCGAAAACTGTTTGGCAAAAACCTTCTGAGTTTTCTGGAGTCTGTAAGAGCAGTGCATCACCCATCCTCCCAGCTTACCAGGATCGACCTCTGAGTCAGGAAGGCTGTTCCAATGCTGATACAGGCTCTGTCAAACTAAGCACAGCAGGCACCCCtaagcagctgcttctggaaaGAAGCCTAGGCCCTGTGTGGAAAGAAGCTACTGAGAACATGGATATTGATTCTATTTTTGCAGCGATGGGTGTCTGA